The following coding sequences lie in one Trypanosoma brucei gambiense DAL972 chromosome 7, complete sequence genomic window:
- a CDS encoding mitochondrial DNA polymerase I protein C, which yields MRRTFSRYARFAVCQQSTGAGTIEGPLRLRSADQTVVWCCAAAGRRSRFYLLPNSVRAGLHEPRRFASTRATNSRKPAKVARSGASSRAPRKGPRHSQGLKSSQESEGEFMATTSDDDFGPMAEGAAEEESAGDCDAGVGSSLTGGRETTESSNVAAAPEEEGEGVGTTEGVETEGGKPGRSEEDPLNLRVATLMQQPGKAFRVIAVSYSAKRELNFPITFEDIASGTTLNCRLEDVHTTYMNWVRQFCASWVMLFVPTLSAASAVLLENAVVYSRVERTVSNSHRGSPAPKQWEEPDHVLVSYSKMREVLCKVKRDEQVDKELVSNTVLSAFAEDWKSFIHSTASCSPASIVTASFDFRPNGGHLQLNKKFLHAQLTTAAMTLLRHVARKGSSASGTPCSSSTKEVTSGANNSVADDIRRKESWLLIFVSAPAGSATSFLGPRAVNLGVPPMQDLLTGEFVDPLLLGGRNVIYIIGSGTAAEAFSKIPSVRKGKRQISILLKDIENQLGPFRASRPTLTTTLIQALDTFSRHTWIGLMKEEDGTVRVPRAPQSFVHLHRRSVTREVLPKFLESTLGHISHHNSAYGVAEVGMGGAAGAAGANALLQLGKLNRKVDEHIKAIFNNAERLEKEKALRESLRRSNCFFVDVKSANISAARRADNPFSTRNGILEFHGQLWATLGMGETARAGKTTGCPPVKTLTAQLAPNGDVQAFVRPEECIPMELPTGSSDTSTIRHKGISLAASASSASSGIIIAWDVKRALLFLRGSNRLREFLLNGGRIWCAQYAQYLLKGFNNHNLTTMERTLLQYHTVQTKLHPLEKLKIIFEKQLDIAVNTRQLISIVHRMDGLLACTEMELRGLQIAPQEDITAFARNLKRTREELEKAVNDKIMVFTEGMDNEVRRKINVRSTQDISTIIYGGALCRHLGTRYVSPHIPRIPVTAIFPHAVCRLTTTPVPELYTNAENLLGVKGTGNSGNNNNANKIAEAATITANAVNTTLKIIDKYLKDNTLDNLLNNTAIVVVTCKVRTSSFLEVITIHCPSSDPNDELRHTVAIDDVLPVMSSPELVTITQLKEKIAAYKPLRALQPLKKYGRRSYDLRNLVILTHCSFDKTAVLVDTGIIQTIAETVLGKENEERSLLERVCFCDINRAFPPPPEGGDSFENDFLGLVNGAEQAGVSSRSNWEAFTRNFAAVGGFEDTRRALVLHCASLVGTARDPFRTAHPLPFALVGFNGQQALGLHGQERASTRGMLWMVTPERLHPLLHRSLRGRSASSGADAIERINVLLSNEKQVDLSFFKALQQLRFMEKQMQLFEEGALFRAVLPECKNRVHGEFCHVVTATGRLSSQSPNLQNIPKEDLRCLIVSRFGRRAGRMIEADYSQLEVVVLAALSRDARMLQELNDNVDFHCLRVSLMTKEPYEDVIHKVKQLKDPHYIQLRQQAKTFSFQRQYGAGTSTIATTTGLSETEVVRLIAAEEQHYKDLGRYYRLVTDCVEAGADRLLQLRTLDATSWPPTMRRMVLLTEPMHYFVVPTGSKFDFTKDKKAVPRLKNYPVQGLAGEIVQIMCGKIIRRFYAKRNYNDKAFLVNTVHDCVWIDAHESVADEVVDDVSAIMSSTSEVISSLWPGVKLDVPFKAEIHIGPSLGELSR from the coding sequence ATGCGACGTACGTTCAGTCGCTACGCACGGTTCGCGGTGTGTCAGCAGTCTACTGGTGCAGGGACCATAGAGGGCCCTCTCCGTTTGCGCTCGGCAGATCAGACAGTAGTGTGGTGTTGCGCCGCAGCTGGGCGGAGGTCCCGGTTTTACCTGCTTCCCAACTCGGTACGCGCGGGGTTGCATGAGCCACGCCGGTTTGCGTCAACGAGGGCCACGAATTCGCGCAAACCAGCGAAGGTTGCGCGATCGGGCGCCTCTTCACGAGCGCCACGCAAGGGCCCCAGACATTCACAGGGGTTGAAGTCATCGCAGGAAAGTGAGGGAGAGTTTATGGCTACTACTTCAGATGATGACTTTGGACCAATGGCGGAGGGAGCAGCGGAAGAGGAGAGTGCAGGAGATTGTGATGCTGGTGTTGGCAGTAGTTTGACAGGTGGGCGAGAGACAACCGAATCATCCAACGTAGCGGCGGCGCCagaggaagaaggggaaggagttGGCACTACCGAAGGTGTTGAGACGGAGGGAGGTAAGCCTGGTAGGAGTGAGGAGGATCCACTGAATCTCCGAGTAGCCACGCTTATGCAGCAACCAGGAAAGGCGTTCCGTGTAATTGCCGTGTCATATTCAGCTAAGCGGGAGTTAAATTTTCCCATTACTTTTGAGGACATTGCCTCTGGTACAACTCTAAACTGTCGGTTGGAGGACGTACACACAACTTACATGAATTGGGTTCGTCAGTTTTGTGCGTCATGGGTTATGCTCTTTGTCCCAACCCTCTCAGCAGCCAGCGCCGTCCTACTGGAGAATGCCGTAGTGTACAGTAGGGTGGAACGTACTGTCTCTAACTCTCACCGTGGCTCTCCTGCACCCAAACAGTGGGAGGAACCTGATCATGTGCTGGTTTCGTACAGCAAAATGCGTGAGGTGCTATGCAAAGTAAAGCGGGATGAGCAGGTAGACAAGGAGCTTGTTAGTAACACTGTACTCAGTGCATTTGCGGAGGACTGGAAGAGCTTTATTCACTCAACAGCATCTTGCTCACCGGCATCAATTGTGACCGCATCGTTTGATTTCCGCCCCAACGGCGGACATCTCCAGTTGAACAAGAAATTTTTGCACGCACAGTTGACAACAGCGGCGATGACACTGTTGAGGCATGTTGCACGTAAGGGATCGTCTGCCAGCGGCACTCCATGTAGTTCTTCCACTAAGGAGGTTACATCTGGCGCGAACAACTCTGTAGCTGATGATATTCGCAGGAAGGAATCTTGGttgttaatttttgtttccgcACCTGCGGGGAGCGCAACGAGTTTTCTAGGGCCCAGAGCAGTCAACTTGGGCGTACCACCTATGCAAGATCTTCTTACTGGTGAGTTTGTGGATCCCCTTCTCCTTGGGGGGAGGAACGTCATCTACATTATCGGTTCCGGAACGGCGGCAGAAGCCTTTTCAAAAATACCATCTGTGCGTAAGGGCAAACGTCAGATATCGATACTATTGAAGGATATAGAGAATCAACTGGGGCCGTTTCGGGCGAGTCGCCCGACGTTAACCACCACGCTTATACAGGCGTTAGATACGTTTTCGCGGCACACGTGGATCGGGTtaatgaaggaggaggatggcACAGTTCGAGTGCCCCGGGCTCCTCAGAGCTTTGTTCATCTGCACCGGCGAAGCGTTACGCGTGAGGTGTTGCCTAAGTTTCTTGAGTCGACGTTAGGACATATTTCTCACCACAACTCCGCCTATGGAGTCGCAGAGGTGGGAATGGGCGGTGCGGCTGGCGCTGCGGGTGCAAACGCGCTCCTGCAGCTGGGAAAGTTAAACCGCAAGGTAGATGAGCATATAAAGGCGATTTTCAACAATGCTGAACGACTCGAGAAGGAGAAGGCACTCCGCGAGAGTTTGCGTCGTAGCAACTGTTTCTTTGTAGATGTCAAGTCGGCGAACATCTCGGCGGCACGTCGAGCTGACAATCCCTTTTCTACGCGAAATGGTATATTGGAGTTTCACGGCCAACTTTGGGCGACCCTTGGCATGGGGGAGACGGCACGAGCGGGAAAGACAACAGGTTGTCCACCAGTGAAGACGCTCACAGCGCAGCTCGCTCCCAATGGCGACGTGCAGGCTTTCGTTAGACCCGAGGAATGCATTCCGATGGAATTACCTACTGGCTCTAGTGATACAAGCACCATAAGGCATAAGGGGATATCATTAGCTGCATCAGCATCTAGTGCCTCTAGTGGGATAATCATTGCATGGGACGTGAAGCGTgcgctgctttttcttcgcgGCAGCAACAGACTTCGAGAATTTCTCCTTAACGGTGGTAGGATTTGGTGTGCACAGTACGCACAGTACCTACTTAAAGGGTTCAACAACCACAACCTCACCACAATGGAGCGGACACTCCTTCAGTACCACACGGTGCAGACCAAGTTGCATCCTCTGGAGAAGCTGAAGATAATTTTTGAGAAACAACTTGATATTGCGGTGAATACTCGGCAGCTTATATCGATCGTGCATCGCATGGATGGTCTTCTTGCTTGTACTGAAATGGAGTTACGTGGGCTTCAGATAGCTCCACAAGAAGACATTACAGCCTTTGCCCGTAACCTGAAAAGGACCCGGGAGGAACTGGAGAAGGCAGTTAATGATAAAATCATGGTGTTCACGGAAGGAATGGATAATGAAGTGAGACGTAAGATTAACGTTCGCTCTACGCAGGATATCAGCACAATCATCTACGGTGGCGCGTTGTGTCGGCATCTGGGTACGCGATACGTGTCACCTCACATTCCCCGCATTCCTGTGACGGCAATCTTTCCACATGCAGTATGCCGCCTAACAACAACCCCTGTCCCTGAGCTGTACACAAACGCCGAGAACCTCCTTGGGGTCAAAGGAACAGGCAACAGcggtaacaacaataatgctAACAAGATTGCTGAAGCAGCGACCATTACGGCCAACGCAGTGAATACAACCCTTAAGATTATTGACAAGTATCTGAAGGACAATACATTGGATAATTTGCTCAACAATACGGCTATTGTGGTAGTGACATGTAAGGTACGGACCAGTAGCTTTCTGGAGGTGATCACCATCCATTGCCCTTCTAGTGATCCTAATGATGAACTGCGGCACACTGTTGCGATCGATGACGTCTTACCAGTAATGAGCTCACCCGAGCTGGTTACCATAACTCAACTCAAGGAGAAAATTGCCGCCTACAAGCCTTTACGAGCGCTCCAACCACTCAAGAAGTACGGCAGACGCAGTTATGACCTTCGAAATCTCGTCATTCTCACTCATTGTTCCTTCGACAAGACGGCTGTGTTGGTAGACACGGGCATTATACAGACGATCGCCGAAACTGTTCTTggtaaagaaaatgaagaacggtCCCTCCTCGAACGTGTCTGTTTCTGTGACATCAATCGCGCCTTTCCACCTCCCCCAGAGGGAGGTGATTCGTTTGAGAATGATTTCTTAGGACTTGTGAATGGTGCTGAACAGGCCGGCGTGTCCTCCCGCAGCAACTGGGAGGCTTTCACGCGGAACTTTGCTGCGGTTGGAGGGTTTGAGGACACACGCAGGGCGTTGGTGCTGCATTGTGCCTCGTTAGTTGGTACGGCAAGGGACCCATTCCGTACGGCCCATCCCTTGCCCTTTGCGTTAGTGGGGTTTAATGGTCAACAGGCGCTTGGGTTACATGGGCAAGAGCGGGCCTCGACGCGTGGGATGCTGTGGATGGTTACTCCTGAACGGCTACACCCGTTGCTTCATCGCTCACTGCGTGGCCGCAGTGCGTCATCCGGCGCGGACGCCATTGAGCGGATCAATGTGTTGCTTTCGAATGAAAAACAGGTGGATCTCTCCTTTTTCAAGGCCCTTCAGCAATTGCGTTTCATGGAAAAGCAAATGCAGCTCTTCGAAGAAGGTGCTCTGTTTCGGGCGGTTTTACCGGAGTGCAAAAATCGTGTTCACGGTGAGTTCTGCCATGTCGTTACTGCGACGGGTCGACTTTCTTCACAGTCGCCTAACCTGCAGAACATTCCCAAGGAAGATTTGAGGTGCCTAATCGTCTCTCGCTTCGGTCGGCGTGCTGGTCGTATGATTGAGGCGGACTATAGTCAGTTGGAAGTTGTGGTGCTCGCTGCTCTCAGTCGGGACGCCCGCATGTTGCAGGAACTTAACGACAATGTGGATTTCCACTGCCTACGTGTTTCTCTCATGACAAAAGAGCCCTACGAGGATGTAATACACAAAGTGAAGCAGTTGAAGGATCCCCACTATATTCAGCTACGGCAGCAGGCGAAAACATTTTCGTTTCAACGTCAATATGGTGCAGGGACATCAACCATAGCCACAACGACGGGGCTTAGTGAGACGGAGGTTGTGCGGCTGATTGCCGCCGAGGAACAGCATTACAAGGACTTGGGACGCTACTATAGGCTTGTAACGGACTGTGTAGAGGCGGGTGCCGATCGCTTGTTGCAGTTGCGTACATTAGATGCAACATCTTGGCCCCCCACGATGCGTCGAATGGTGCTTTTGACTGAACCGATGCATTATTTTGTGGTACCAACGGGAAGTAAATTTGACTTCACGAAGGATAAGAAGGCTGTGCCACGACTGAAAAATTACCCCGTTCAGGGATTGGCTGGGGAAATTGTTCAAATTATGTGTGGAAAGATTATTCGTCGCTTCTATGCAAAACGTAACTACAACGATAAGGCGTTTCTTGTTAATACCGTTCACGATTGCGTTTGGATTGATGCCCACGAATCCGTTGCAGACGAGGTAGTGGACGACGTATCCGCCATAATGTCCTCCACCTCCGAAGTCATTAGTAGTTTATGGCCAGGCGTAAAGTTGGATGTCCCATTCAAAGCAGAGATTCATATAGGACCATCACTAGGGGAGTTGTCCAGGTAG
- a CDS encoding protein phosphatase 2C, putative, which translates to MYTSVRKPPLSTAKLSEKTDAAGKGNLNGVAESPTSRDGGIGSSMPYVARKPNSGDGQGRPGEVQRAGQVTYQTTNALFTGSTVPGKTKDVSTAKSSGGGDHLNNGDRPPLVGDNNEVSSPRTIKMNSSPPRRYFHRGAINCNSSENVAAVLGGSTLISGERVGSGSGYPRRVFSGPPSTRMLNQGGEEPAQKPQPPGSSRSKSGIRQLQFALNGNSSQRLLPVPPRQLCPSNPARRGGGAATVTPRCSDARRQKQDSTDPFDMTQVLNGVGTQLGLPSYCPGAESSQGSNRLRGSKPPSPSLLPLASLRSQQMPSTAGVPAPRSLSESQQLSINPSGVFGCATDCKNGLGYDFRVVASTGKSFNLPIKLTAGVGCVQGLRPTMEDEHFIRLQATTAVGQPVSLLGILDGHCGRRVAELAAKHVPDNFIAHPALGENNALAFVESIIQADRAIFHSIGKGSGGVGLSAGFGGSGGSTLIAAAVHGRMLYVACLGDARAVLYDGNTTIPMSEDHKPLNKKEHTRILQCGGFVQLGRVCGVLAVSRALGDYEFKFNGNRFISNRELMVSNVADVRQINLTDSSKFLLLACDGLWDAVQNEEATQFVRDFLSYTPDVGSSPEATKRAINNCCQKLAEFAVSRGSTDNVSVMLLFFHNVADVVASFDRASDATTSRATVTSPVSPRLFSASRGVNAGFTGMESRLAGISGGSSSGAFGGSSGAEGSSVRGAGRTKVDRGASWLTRSRSLW; encoded by the coding sequence ATGTATACCAGTGTTAGAAAGCCTCCGCTTTCCACAGCGAAGCTTTCAGAGAAGACGGATGCTGCAGGCAAGGGTAACCTCAATGGAGTAGCTGAGTCACCGACATCGCGTGACGGAGGGATTGGCAGCAGCATGCCGTACGTCGCCAGGAAACCCAACTCTGGTGATGGTCAGGGACGTCCAGGTGAGGTCCAGAGAGCAGGACAAGTAACATATCAAACAACTAACGCCCTTTTCACGGGAAGCACAGTTCCAGGAAAAACTAAGGACGTCAGCACCGCCAAAAGTAGTGGTGGAGGTGATCACCTTAACAATGGAGACAGGCCTCCCCTTGTCGGCGACAACAATGAAGTAAGCTCGCCACGAACTATAAAAATGAACAGCTCTCCCCCTCGACGCTATTTTCACCGAGGGGCTATAAACTGCAACTCAAGCGAAAACGTGGCGGCGGTTCTCGGCGGTTCCACATTGATTAGCGGTGAGAGAGTAGGCAGTGGCTCTGGGTATCCACGCCGTGTTTTTTCAGGTCCACCTTCCACGCGGATGTTAAATCAGGGAGGTGAGGAGCCTGCACAGAAACCACAACCACCCGGAAGCAGCAGATCAAAGTCTGGCATAAGACAACTACAGTTCGCACTGAACGGCAACAGTAGCCAGCGTTTGCTACCCGTCCCCCCACGCCAACTGTGTCCCTCCAATCCAGCGcgacgtggtggtggtgccgccACAGTGACCCCACGATGCTCTGACGCACGGCGGCAAAAGCAAGATTCGACGGATCCGTTTGACATGACTCAAGTTCTCAATGGTGTTGGCACTCAGTTGGGTCTCCCTTCTTACTGCCCGGGCGCTGAAAGTTCTCAAGGAAGCAACCGATTGAGGGGCTCGaaaccaccatcaccatcttTATTGCCACTGGCGTCTCTGAGGTCGCAGCAAATGCCATCAACGGCGGGTGTACCCGCCCCACGGTCCCTCTCAGAGTCGCAGCAGCTGTCGATCAATCCTAGCGGGGTGTTTGGCTGCGCCACTGATTGCAAGAACGGGCTTGGTTACGACTTCCGTGTAGTGGCGAGCACAGGGAAATCTTTCAATTTACCAATCAAACTTACCGCAGGCGTTGGTTGCGTGCAAGGCCTTCGACCAACAATGGAGGATGAACACTTCATCCGTCTGCAGGCAACTACAGCTGTGGGGCAGCCCGTGTCGCTGTTGGGTATTCTTGACGGCCACTGTGGCCGCCGTGTCGCGGAGTTGGCCGCAAAGCATGTACCAGACAACTTCATTGCCCACCCCGCACTCGGGGAAAATAACGCACTAGCCTTTGTGGAGTCCATTATACAAGCAGACCGGGCGATTTTTCATTCAATAGGAAAAGGTAGCGGAGGTGTGGGACTTTCAGCTGGTTTTGGTGGCTCTGGAGGATCGACACTTATTGCCGCGGCAGTTCATGGACGAATGCTGTATGTTGCTTGTCTGGGGGATGCACGCGCTGTGCTTTATGATGGCAATACGACCATACCAATGAGTGAAGACCATAAACCCCTGAATAAAAAGGAACACACACGCATCCTTCAGTGTGGTGGCTTTGTACAGCTTGGTAGGGTTTGTGGTGTTCTTGCGGTGAGCCGCGCATTAGGCGATTACGAATTCAAGTTTAATGGGAATCGGTTTATATCTAATCGCGAACTGATGGTTTCTAATGTTGCCGATGTGCGGCAGATTAACCTGACAGACTCTAGCAAGTTCCTTCTCCTGGCTTGCGACGGCCTGTGGGATGCGGTGCAGAACGAGGAGGCGACACAGTTCGTTCGTGATTTCCTAAGCTATACCCCTGACGTAGGTTCATCGCCGGAGGCCACTAAGCGGGCGATAAATAACTGTTGTCAAAAACTTGCTGAGTTTGCTGTCAGCCGCGGGAGTACGGATAACGTTTCGGTGATGCTATTGTTCTTTCACAACGTGGCCGATGTTGTCGCAAGTTTTGATCGTGCAAGCGACGCAACAACGTCGAGGGCGACGGTAACAAGCCCCGTTTCCCCACGGTTATTCAGTGCAAGCAGAGGTGTGAATGCCGGGTTCACAGGTATGGAATCGAGACTAGCCGGAATCTCTGGGGGTAGTAGTAGCGGTGCATTCGGCGGCAGTAGTGGAGCTGAGGGTTCTTCTGTCAGGGGAGCTGGTCGTACAAAGGTGGACAGAGGCGCCTCGTGGTTAACCCGGAGTCGCTCTCTGTGGTAA
- a CDS encoding glutathione synthetase, putative has product MVLKLLLELGAERYAEQFAAKCHELGMVMKESAGPGRVPVPVTLQPSMISRGEFGTLCCMQPLWNEAVDNTARNFTFLRDALQETAASDVNFTGKLLNMLQEVYLSGGPFQQLMLGIFRTDYMREGVYDKMLSTTASRWKNVEINTISCSFAGLSPLITEFHQHIAAYLQVLQKARGKEDDDGVENMSWIWGKGNCRLERSVSGDVVPKAIADAVRAWVEQQKFASLRASWEQFQQNEVGSGEIHQLGVLDTAPVVLVVVQENERNTADQYALLMRVLEEHRIRFIFRTLQELHLSLKLHSISPEQPPLAVVDGHYPIAVAYFRSTYVPEDFPTDATWAARLSLERSSAIKCPSIPYHLLTFKKLQQLLCDVDRVLVPVAFCGDSDKAGLLQRHFVPQYSLNPKEVGEEAVEKVIHDVLQRPDQFVLKPQLEGGGNLLSGETMVKALKATKEGDPVMYSKVRCEYVVMSRIQFHVSTGSLLARGDVVQLERNMCSEVGIFGVILSGAKGSSVGTNGSSVLFNTFAGYTVRSKPADADDGGVMAGVAALDSLAVVP; this is encoded by the coding sequence ATGGTGTTAAAATTGTTGCTGGAGCTTGGGGCCGAGAGGTATGCGGAACAATTCGCCGCCAAATGCCATGAACTTGGAATGGTGATGAAGGAATCTGCAGGACCCGGCAGAGTACCCGTTCCGGTGACGCTTCAGCCATCTATGATTTCTCGCGGTGAGTTTGGAACTCTCTGTTGTATGCAGCCGCTATGGAATGAGGCCGTCGACAATACAGCTAGAaactttactttccttcGTGATGCTTTGCAAGAGACGGCAGCCAGCGATGTCAACTTCACTGGGAAGCTCCTGAACATGCTCCAAGAGGTGTACCTCAGCGGAGGGCCGTTCCAACAGCTCATGCTCGGTATATTCCGCACAGACTACATGCGTGAAGGGGTTTATGATAAGATGCTGTCGACGACGGCGTCTCGGTGGAAGAATGTTGAAATCAATACCATCAGCTGCTCTTTCGCCGGTCTATCGCCTCTCATCACTGAGTTTCATCAGCACATCGCTGCGTATCTTCAAGTGCTGCAGAAAgcaaggggaaaggaggatgATGACGGAGTTGAGAACATGAGTTGGATATGGGGTAAGGGCAACTGCAGATTGGAGAGAAGTGTCTCGGGCGATGTTGTACCAAAAGCAATAGCGGACGCAGTGCGTGCGTGGGTGGAGCAGCAGAAGTTTGCCTCACTTCGTGCGTCGTGGGAGCAGTTTCAACAGAATGAAGTAGGAAGCGGTGAAATACACCAACTTGGGGTGCTTGACACTGCGCCCGTTGTGCTCGTTGTTGTTCAGGAGAATGAACGTAACACTGCCGATCAGTATGCTCTGCTAATGAGAGTACTTGAGGAGCACCGCATTCGCTTCATATTTCGAACACTTCAGGAGCTCCACTTGTCACTGAAACTTCACAGCATCAGCCCCGAGCAACCAcctcttgctgttgttgacGGGCATTATCCGATAGCAGTTGCTTACTTCCGCAGCACCTACGTGCCGGAGGATTTCCCAACAGACGCCACATGGGCCGCTCGCCTTTCCTTGGAGCGCAGCAGCGCCATTAAGTGTCCAAGCATACCTTACCATTTGTTAACATTCAAGAAACTGCAACAACTTCTGTGTGACGTGGATCGTGTGCTTGTACCAGTCGCTTTCTGTGGTGATTCGGATAAAGCAGGCTTGCTCCAGCGGCACTTCGTACCTCAATATTCTCTGAACCCGAAGGAAGTGGGTGAGGAAGCCGTGGAGAAAGTTATTCATGATGTACTTCAGCGGCCTGACCAATTTGTGTTAAAACCTCAGTTGGAGGGCGGTGGTAATCTTCTCTCTGGCGAGACGATGGTGAAGGCACTGAAGGCAACCAAGGAGGGGGATCCGGTTATGTACAGCAAGGTGCGTTGTGAGTACGTCGTCATGTCGCGTATACAATTTCATGTCAGCACGGGGAGTTTGCTGGCGCGTGGTGACGTGGTTCAACTAGAGCGCAACATGTGTTCTGAAGTTGGCATTTTTGGCGTTATTCTCAGTGGTGCCAAGGGGTCAAGCGTAGGCACCAATGGTTCTTCAGTGCTTTTCAACACCTTTGCTGGATATACTGTTCGATCGAAACCTGCGGATGCGGATGATGGTGGCGTCATGGCAGGTGTTGCGGCTCTTGATTCCTTAGCGGTTGTACCGTAA